In the genome of Arachis hypogaea cultivar Tifrunner chromosome 9, arahy.Tifrunner.gnm2.J5K5, whole genome shotgun sequence, the window tgggTAAAAATTCAATTTGGCTTTTATTCATTTTTACTAAGATTAAGACGCcccttattcaaaaaaaatagatattttaatttttaatttttttattttagaataatacaacttttaatttctattaaaaaattcgttaaataaaaataaaaattagttttataaaaattttatttgtaatttataaCGGTTTAAATTCACAACGTTTTTTTTTAACAATGTaactatgattattattattaccacCTTTTTCATCTTCATCATTATTACTTTTACCTCTAATCGTTATCTCTTTTACTGTCATCATCACCAATACAAATATCATCAATATTAATGTTATCTTATTTCATTTATTGttcgatattattttttttgaaaaggtcTTTGTtctgtaattatttttttctgcGACATCATTTTCAGTAATGGTTTTTCTCCAATTAACCACCaccaataaaaatttttttaaaaaataaagttattaaTAGTTTATGTGAGCAGTGATGGACCCAAAAAGTTTATATTGGaggacaaaaataatatacaCAAAAGATatgttaatcaaaatttaaaaaaataaaagtgtacattaattattcgaatagaaaaataaaaaattacatataataaaatagaacgaaagatattttttgaaatatttttttattattatttttaaagataaaaaaatatatattctaaattagtaaattgatcaattgactttaaaaatttatatgcaacataattacatataataaaataaaacaaaagataaaaaaataaatgataaggatcactaaattgagaataaaataaaatatataaattcatgaagaaaataaaaaattagattaatacttaaactataattatttgaattaaaatttgtaattcaaaatatcaaaaagagaaacaatgaaattgaaagatacataaaGTCATAgagaattatataaaaaaatagagaatttaaaatttacattttgatgaagagaaaatgaccactagaaaataaataaaaaaaaggttgaaaatatgaaattaaggagaggatttaagagaataaaaaagtGGTGATGGTTGGAATTTGAGAAATGGAGaagactaaatttaattaaattaactgatagttaaaataataaaaagataaagtgAATTTAGGACTTTAAATAATTGAGCCAAATTTATTTGTAATtggatcatttaaaatttaaaataaaaacatattatatatgtatattttaaaaaaaattgaaataagagTAGGGGCAAGTGCCCCATTATACTATGCCCCATTATACTAAGTAGGTCCGCCCCTGTATGTGAATTTAAAATtcctataaattataaataaaatcccaataaaattaatttttgttactatttaacggaatttttaataaaaaaatcacaatgtcctaaaataaaaaaaaattgaggatcaaaatgtctttttttagacaaaaaatatgttattttttgtaaaaagggacaaaaatttaattgaatatttaatatatatttttaaataattctcacaataattaataagatatttttgtaattaaaattttttcttaataatattaaatatctttttaattattcaatttatattttctaaaatataacTTTTGAAGTCTGAAATAATGGTGACAACAAATATTAACGAATATTGGTATTTCAAAAGGCAACCATAGTAAAATAGATGAATTATAACTTATAAGATTAATTATATAAAGCATTATATGTGTTggattctaaattataaattaaaaaaactttagatttttttaaatacacaTTAAATAAGTTAGTTATTCATTTGTttctttagtattttttagggataagtattgttttggtctctTAACGTGTAGGGTCGGAATTGAAATCATTTCTCAcgtagttttttatttaaaatcgtcctaaacgttttatttcatattaaaatcgtccttttaattttttatggacAAAAATACTTTCTACCATCACCAGCACTTTTACCACCATCAAATATATCAAATCAGATTCAAAAACATCAAATTAGATTAAATAACATCAAATTCACCAACAAAATCAACACACAAcaataatacaataaaaaataataaattaaaattagaattaaaaacaAAGATAGAAGTTAAaacagaagaagtagaagaagacaCAGAAATCAAATAAGCAGAAGAAGCAGAAATAGAAGCTCaagcaaaagcaaaaaaaagagggaaaagaagaggTGACAGCGAGCCAGTGACTAAGGGGGAGGAGTCGCCGCCGTCACACACGTCGCCGTCACCATCGTGTCGCACccaagggagagggagagagggacgCGAGCCAGTGACCAAGGGGAAGGAGTCGCCGCCGTCACATGCGTCACCATCGAGGTGAGGAATGTGTCGGTGGCCGCcgaagagagagacagagagagcgAACCCGCAAAAATGGAGAAGACGCAACGGTGATAGTGAGTGGTCACCAGTGTTGCCGCCGCTTCCGTCTTTCCTTCCCTCTCTtctttttcctttcccttttccttcGCGTATCCTTTTTCTTCCTCCCCCAACAACGcgttcttttctttaatttttttaaattttttataatttttttattaaaatatgggtaatttactaaaaaaattaaaaattattaaaaaaagtcattttaatatgaaataaaatgtttgggacgattttaaataaaaatttacatgAGAAATGATTTTAATTCTGATTCTAAACATTAggaatcaaaataatatttattcctattttttaataataatttatagggAATGTGTGTgctttattgtttaaaaaaaccAATGcacataaaatattaaaatgtcaGCATAATTTTTCCTTAAAAGAATTTAACAACCCACTCTGTAGCATGTTTATATAGCTTAATTAGATAAACTTTCTGTAAAGCTCCATTGCTGTCGGCAGTGTCGGGCACACGTAACTTAAATCAAATTGGAATCAAAACGACCATAATATAATTCttgttataattttatattcttttaatttatgtaAATTACTAAAAGGTACATGATATTCGCAATTGTTTATAATACCTTGTAACTTGGCAAGGTGCATTGATGTAGTAATTCTAATTGTTGTTTCTTGTTGTAATTCTAATTATTCCCATTCATCAGCACCTTCAGAAGATTGCCATTTTCAAATCATACAAAGTAACGCACAAAAGCATTCACCTACACAACCAACACAAAACGAGGTCAATACTTTTATACTTACACAGAAATCATATTTGAATCTTAATTTCATTTTGGTATCAAAATCCTTTAACTAAAGTTCTATTGATCCTcgctctttatttatttattttgtgaaaaataaTCCTAGTTctagaaaagagttttgaattggaATAGCTGACAAAATATCAAATTCAATTATGAACACATTAGTTACATACAAATCAAGTGTAGGAATGGTGTAGACAGTAGACATGCCCACAAATCAAGTGTTCAACCTTCAAAGAGAAAAACTTAATTCTTGCTAACATATGCTATGCTTTAACAACATATTTTAAAAGTAGAATTTAATTTGTATGCAcggtaaaaaaaattgtatacacataattaattatatattattatattaataaaattatttcatttttagatttattacttaaaaattatttaaatatatgaatttaattgaaTGATTTGTgtaaatttatatcaaaattaagttcttaaaaatattattaaaaattagatttgagggttattattaatttattattaaacttGTAACTATGAAGTACGAGCTCTACTCATTAGTCATTACACTCTGAACCTCGTTTTAGAACACTTGATAGTTTGATCGAAATAAACACAGTTGTGCAGAGTGATTCAAAGAGTTGCATGTGCAAATCCAATTGAGAGAGAAATGGGATTCGGAATCCTCAGAAACCTCATTCGCCCTCTCTCAATCGCATCATCAACTGCCCTAACCTCTCGCATAACAACCGCCGCCGCCACCACAACGACGTCGTTTCGTGGCCTCCTCTTCGCATCTCCGAAGCAAGATCCCTGCTTCTTCAAAACGCACCAATGGATTCTTCCCCTTTCGAACCATCTCCATAGCTTGACTGACACGCGCTTCCCCAAACGCCGTCCCGCTGATAAATCGCGCCGAAAGAGAGCCTCCTTGAAACCCCAAGGCGCGTCACaagccttttcttttctttcaaaaacatttttttgtggttttgcttTTGAATCTGTTCGTTGAAGAATGAAGctgtggattttttttttttctgtgcgTGTATTTTGCAGGGCCttatgcttgggttgagcataCCCCTGGCGAAACCATTCTTCCGAATAAGCCAAACGAAGGGAGTATCAAGAGGAGGAACGAGAAGAAACGCATGAGGCTGCGCCGTGCTTTTATTTTGGTGCGCTATTTTAATTCCCGAAAATTGAAATTCAGGCATTGAACAATAGAGGGTTTAGACATGGTTTTAAATTGTAGTCCTCAATAgtatttagggtttatgattaaTAGCAAAAATAACTATCTTTCCTTTTTGTTTGTGTAATAGGAACATTGTAGAAATTACGCAGGCTAGGAAATTCATTTTTGCTCTGTTTGTTGGTTGTGTAAGGATTGGATGGTAGCTTTAAAATGAATAGCTATTCTTCTCTGGAAGTGGTTTGGGGGAGTGTGAGggcatcatcttgttttgtttTGAAGAGGACAATTTAATTGTCAAGAAATTGACATTTTGTTTTTGGCTCCTAGACCAGGGTACTCCTAACACCTGCAAGCATTTGTATCATAACTTATAAGTCCAATGTAGAAGCTGGGGAACTCTTCTTCCTCAagtgataattattagttaaaagaaGATTTGATAATACAATGGGATTAGATTATATTTGGCTTGATACTTAACATCGTACATAAAATGTCATGCATGAGTTAATTCgcatgttaaaaatttaaaaatctcttAGAAAGATACATTTAAGTGTGTGTTAGATACTATGATGATAATAGTTTTCCACCTCCATTAATTATTTTCAATGTGGAATTCTCTGGCATTTACAGGCAGAAAGGAAGAAAAGGATAGCTCAGATGAAAGAAGCTAAACGgagaaaaaatatgaagaggataGGGCGCAAAATGGCTGCAGTTGCAAGAGAAAGAGAGTGGGCACAAAGGCTGGCCGAGCTGCAGAGACTCGAGGCAGAGAAGAAAAAATCCATGGCCTGACTTTTCTTTGAGATCTCATCTGAAATGGTAATACTGGTTTAGCTTTTGAGCTTGTCATGATTTGAACTCTCTACAAAACCCCCTTTAGTGTACCTTCAACAGTGTATTTTCTGTTAATTTGTGGTCGGGTGCCTATTTCAGCCCTTTTTTTCTTCCCTGAACTGTAGTATTGTCGAACTTCCCCGGAATCCCTGCCCCTGTCTAGAGAGTAAAGTTTTACAAGTGTTTTTTTAGAAACAAAAATGAGAATAACCTGTCTGTTGCAGATGCATGAGCATTACTGATGTCACACTTATGATTTTGGAATTAATATGCACAAAAACCTCGTATCTTCCCTCTTTATGTACCTTGTAGAAAGTTCAATCATCTTCCCTAGTTATGTTTTTGCTGCATGTTTTGGTGAGGTTATCAACTGACTAGTTTGTTAAGTCGCATTAAGGAGAAGCGAAGATAACGATAGTTGTTGAAGGTCTCTAGCAGtcctgctcttgattgtgttggTTTGTTTAGTTGCAGTATTTTTGTATGAAAGCAAATTGACTGTGTATTGGTGTATATATTCAAATGCTTCCAAGGGTGAAGACTGCTCTTCTTACCAAGAAAACTTCCCTCAGTCTCAGGTCAGGGCCAAAGGGGCTGGGACCAGCCCATGGGTCACTTTTCTGTTAGTCGTCAACATACATGGGAGCAATCCGTTTGATGGGAGGAATCGTTGATGTCTTTAGGTATTAAATTTGTCAGAAACAAAGTGTCTAATCGAGAATTTCTTGGAGAATAATTCGGAATTTCAATCTATTTATAAAGTTTTTgctacatataaatattttttcattcttgAATTTGAAACACACTTGTGGTCACCTCGTAGACCAGAGAGTTTTTCTTACAGATCACTTTCAAATGACTCGGTATGTAACAAAAATCCCATACAGCTTCCATAGTTTCCTTGGCATCTTCAGAGCAATAGGGATTCACTGATAATGACTTCATAACTCTTGATACATTTGTTCAGATTTCATTTCAATTATTCAGCAATGAATAAGTTACAGTGAGCAAAATGTATAAATCATGACAGAAGGAAAAAATTCTGGGCTTTGATTTAACAGCAAGGTAAGTCATTTAATGACCAATGGAGCATAGACAATGGATAAACTTTACAAGTCATGCAACATTGTAATTTGTCATTTCAATGAACTATAGAAAATAGAACATACACTATAGAAAGTAGGtctaaactttataatttgaaaaaagtttagctaacatgtcctctaaatattgtttttctatttaatgTTGTTTAAATTTGTTTTGAGAAATactgattttttaatttatttaaaaaaaatcctcatTGTGAGAGTTAGATATGCTGTAATGAGTATTGGCGGTCTTGTCTTGTCCTTGAATATAATTGAGCAAGTGCGAACTAATAATGTTAGAGGGAGAAAATCAAATTGGATtgatctagtggttagctcactagtttgCTTAAGTGTTGTGAGTTCGAATTCTGCCTTATACATGCAGCAATTCATTGGTCAGCGGCAAACCTTAAAATGAAGCTTCGATTTGCTACGAATTTTAAAGTACTCTATTGTTGACAAGTGGCACTTAATAGTAAAAGTAGGAAATGGCAGAGTTAAAATACTTAAAAACTTGAACATTTCTCTAAGACTATTGCCGTTGTATTTCGTCTTAACTATTGTCAATGAAACATCTGTATCCGTGTGTATTCATGGACAAATTATTTTGAAGCGAGGCTTTTCCTTCTTTTGAGGACTGCATCAGTCTTGTAATTTTGTATGTTACGCATGTAAACATCTCTTGAAAGATACATTTAAGTGTGTTTGATACGATGTTGATAATAGT includes:
- the LOC112709905 gene encoding uncharacterized protein, whose amino-acid sequence is MGFGILRNLIRPLSIASSTALTSRITTAAATTTTSFRGLLFASPKQDPCFFKTHQWILPLSNHLHSLTDTRFPKRRPADKSRRKRASLKPQGPYAWVEHTPGETILPNKPNEGSIKRRNEKKRMRLRRAFILAERKKRIAQMKEAKRRKNMKRIGRKMAAVAREREWAQRLAELQRLEAEKKKSMA